One genomic segment of Myxocyprinus asiaticus isolate MX2 ecotype Aquarium Trade chromosome 14, UBuf_Myxa_2, whole genome shotgun sequence includes these proteins:
- the LOC127451357 gene encoding STE20-related kinase adapter protein alpha-like isoform X1 translates to MSFLRWVSEKLSVESLRDLELFGEQTQASPLRKANEDSEESLNPFPHRDTMESFLSDSNAYELLTLIGRGFEYLMTVNLARYKPTGEHVAIRRIDLDSCTNDMVNYLQGELHVSKLFHHPCILPYKSVFIAENELWVITPFMAYGSARDLISTHFTDGLSEQTIAYILLGVLRALEYIHQMGYVHRSVQASHVLISADGHVYLSGLRSIFSLIRHGQRARVVHDFPQYSVKVLPWLSPEVLQQNLQGYDFRSDIYSLGITACELANGHVPFKDMPATQMLLEKLNGTVHCLLDTTTIPPEELSMKPSRSGADSGICEGPSAGGAHHTNGEPSSSSGGNPYSRTFSPHFHAFVELCLQRDPEKRPSASTLIGHSFFKQIKRRPSEVLPELLRPVSPISSLECNQTQYSPTGLASLESDLSQLDVDDWDF, encoded by the exons AGCAAACTCAGGCAAGCCCACTAAGGAAA GCCAATGAGGACAGTGAAGAGTCTCTGAACCCTTTCCCACACAGGGACACCATGGAAAGCTTTCTGTCTGACAGTAACGCTTATGAGCTGCTCACTCTCATAG GTCGGGGTTTTGAGTACTTGATGACAGTTAACCTGGCCAGATACAAACCTACAGGGGAGCATGTGGCAATCCGACGCATTGACCTGGACTCCTGCACCAATGACATGGTCAATTACTTACAG GGAGAACTCCATGTCTCTAAGCTGTTCCACCACCCCTGTATCCTCCCATACAAGAGTGTCTTCATTGCTGAGAATGAACTGTGGGTGATCACACCCTTCATGGCTTACG GATCAGCACGGGATTTAATTAGTACACATTTTACTGATGGTTTGAGTGAGCAGACAATTGCCTACATATTGCTGGGTGTTCTAAGAGCCCTGGAGTACATACATCAGATGGGTTATGTTCACCG GAGTGTGCAGGCAAGCCATGTGCTGATTTCGGCAGATGGACATGTGTATCTCTCTGGTCTTAGGAGTATCTTTAGTTTGATCCGTCATGGTCAGAGAGCACGCGTCGTCCATGATTTCCCCCAGTACAGTGTTAAAGTATTACCTTGGCTCAGTCCAGAGGTTTTGCAGCAG AATCTTCAGGGATATGACTTCCGCTCAGATATCTACAGTTTGGGCATCACTGCATGCGAGCTAGCGAATGGACACGTGCCCTTTAAAGATATGCCTGCTACGCAG ATGTTGTTAGAAAAGTTGAATGGTACAGTCCATTGCCTACTGGACACCACCACCATTCCCCCTGAAGAACTGAGCATGAAGCCATCTCGCTCAGGGGCCGACTCTGGGATCTGCGAGGGCCCCAGTGCTGGAGGAGCTCACCACACTAATGGAGAGCCCTCATCCTCCTCTGGGGGAAACCCTTACAGCCGGACTTTCAGTCCTCACTTCCATGCCTTTGTGGAACTTTGTCTACAGAGAGACCCCGAGAAAAG ACCCTCTGCCAGCACTTTGATAGGCCATTCCTTCTTCAAACAG ATTAAGCGCAGACCATCTGAGGTTCTTCCTGAGCTTCTGCGTCCAGTTTCCCCAATCAGCAGTCTAGAGTGCAACCAAACTCAGTATTCCCCCACTGGGCTGGCCAGTCTGGAGTCTGATCTGAGCCAGCTGGATGTTGATGACTGGGACTTCTGA
- the LOC127451357 gene encoding STE20-related kinase adapter protein alpha-like isoform X2, giving the protein MESFLSDSNAYELLTLIGRGFEYLMTVNLARYKPTGEHVAIRRIDLDSCTNDMVNYLQGELHVSKLFHHPCILPYKSVFIAENELWVITPFMAYGSARDLISTHFTDGLSEQTIAYILLGVLRALEYIHQMGYVHRSVQASHVLISADGHVYLSGLRSIFSLIRHGQRARVVHDFPQYSVKVLPWLSPEVLQQNLQGYDFRSDIYSLGITACELANGHVPFKDMPATQMLLEKLNGTVHCLLDTTTIPPEELSMKPSRSGADSGICEGPSAGGAHHTNGEPSSSSGGNPYSRTFSPHFHAFVELCLQRDPEKRPSASTLIGHSFFKQIKRRPSEVLPELLRPVSPISSLECNQTQYSPTGLASLESDLSQLDVDDWDF; this is encoded by the exons ATGGAAAGCTTTCTGTCTGACAGTAACGCTTATGAGCTGCTCACTCTCATAG GTCGGGGTTTTGAGTACTTGATGACAGTTAACCTGGCCAGATACAAACCTACAGGGGAGCATGTGGCAATCCGACGCATTGACCTGGACTCCTGCACCAATGACATGGTCAATTACTTACAG GGAGAACTCCATGTCTCTAAGCTGTTCCACCACCCCTGTATCCTCCCATACAAGAGTGTCTTCATTGCTGAGAATGAACTGTGGGTGATCACACCCTTCATGGCTTACG GATCAGCACGGGATTTAATTAGTACACATTTTACTGATGGTTTGAGTGAGCAGACAATTGCCTACATATTGCTGGGTGTTCTAAGAGCCCTGGAGTACATACATCAGATGGGTTATGTTCACCG GAGTGTGCAGGCAAGCCATGTGCTGATTTCGGCAGATGGACATGTGTATCTCTCTGGTCTTAGGAGTATCTTTAGTTTGATCCGTCATGGTCAGAGAGCACGCGTCGTCCATGATTTCCCCCAGTACAGTGTTAAAGTATTACCTTGGCTCAGTCCAGAGGTTTTGCAGCAG AATCTTCAGGGATATGACTTCCGCTCAGATATCTACAGTTTGGGCATCACTGCATGCGAGCTAGCGAATGGACACGTGCCCTTTAAAGATATGCCTGCTACGCAG ATGTTGTTAGAAAAGTTGAATGGTACAGTCCATTGCCTACTGGACACCACCACCATTCCCCCTGAAGAACTGAGCATGAAGCCATCTCGCTCAGGGGCCGACTCTGGGATCTGCGAGGGCCCCAGTGCTGGAGGAGCTCACCACACTAATGGAGAGCCCTCATCCTCCTCTGGGGGAAACCCTTACAGCCGGACTTTCAGTCCTCACTTCCATGCCTTTGTGGAACTTTGTCTACAGAGAGACCCCGAGAAAAG ACCCTCTGCCAGCACTTTGATAGGCCATTCCTTCTTCAAACAG ATTAAGCGCAGACCATCTGAGGTTCTTCCTGAGCTTCTGCGTCCAGTTTCCCCAATCAGCAGTCTAGAGTGCAACCAAACTCAGTATTCCCCCACTGGGCTGGCCAGTCTGGAGTCTGATCTGAGCCAGCTGGATGTTGATGACTGGGACTTCTGA